In Candidatus Nanosynbacter lyticus, one genomic interval encodes:
- a CDS encoding AAA family ATPase, which yields MNVQPKFNYDSLRSQKARFSVRFGNAWHVVVIAIGIMIVVLGVWMLIEHGSVGWLMLGLSGPMVMLSIWWEKDLKTAEINKNPQTIDDVMAADVLGKLPRRPTPTDIAEAITGTRAGQFLALRLGLTPNFLHNISVDNPDQTEQVWKAAIEIWQSTKSPKITSAVLAAAIVKQLPQHDSLLANMKIDFQDIEETIKWYERIKALIEEHNKKPLRTGGIARDWSFGYTPLLSRFAQNISANISGQMLTTKLAAHESALEQMMKIFSSGGRQNIALIGADGAGKSTVVSAFAEMLIDGHQGVPGSLMYQQVFILDSSSLVSVASGRGELENLVTMILNEAFLSKNVILCLDNAQLFFEEGVGSVDLSNVLLPILEAGRLRMILTMDEQRFLQISQTKPQLAHALNTIAIQPSSESETMKIMRDQLVLFEAQHKVRYMYQALAEAYRVGDRYVQDLVMPGKALKILEAAASYASDGLVTAQSVDDAIEKTLGIKISVASLSDEREKLLNLESLIHQRMINQSRAVTVVSDAIRRARTGVRNQNRPIGAFLFLGPTGVGKTELSKALADVYFGGEGSMIRLDLNEFVRPDDVARLIADGARDSGSLTAQVQKKPFSVVLLDEIEKAHPQVLTTLLQLLDEGILRDENNREISFRDTIVIATSNAGADRIREYIERGYQLEQFEQTFIDELINANLFRPEFLNRFDEIVLFRPLGKEELLQVVDLILAGVNKTLAPQKIQVAVEEEGKKLLVEAGYDPRLGARPMRRVVQRAVENTVAKQMLAGTIAPGSTTIITAEQIRQILSSQTPQAPVIPSAN from the coding sequence ATGAATGTGCAGCCAAAATTTAATTACGATAGTTTGAGGTCCCAAAAGGCAAGGTTTTCAGTTAGATTCGGCAATGCTTGGCACGTTGTGGTAATAGCAATTGGTATCATGATAGTGGTGCTTGGGGTGTGGATGCTGATTGAACACGGATCGGTCGGCTGGCTGATGCTGGGTCTAAGCGGTCCGATGGTTATGCTGTCTATTTGGTGGGAGAAAGATTTGAAGACGGCGGAGATTAATAAGAATCCGCAGACTATTGATGATGTGATGGCGGCTGACGTTTTGGGGAAGTTGCCACGCCGACCAACACCAACTGATATTGCTGAAGCGATTACGGGCACTCGAGCTGGACAGTTTTTAGCCTTGCGCCTGGGTTTAACGCCAAACTTTTTACATAATATTTCCGTTGACAATCCAGACCAAACCGAGCAGGTCTGGAAAGCGGCAATTGAGATTTGGCAGAGCACTAAAAGTCCGAAGATTACCAGTGCGGTTTTAGCCGCGGCTATAGTAAAACAGTTGCCGCAGCATGATTCGTTGCTGGCAAATATGAAAATTGATTTTCAGGATATCGAAGAGACTATCAAGTGGTACGAGCGTATAAAGGCATTAATTGAAGAGCATAACAAAAAACCGTTACGGACTGGCGGAATTGCCAGAGATTGGTCGTTCGGTTATACTCCGCTGCTGAGCCGCTTTGCGCAGAATATTAGCGCTAACATTTCCGGTCAGATGCTTACTACAAAGTTGGCGGCGCATGAAAGTGCGCTTGAGCAAATGATGAAAATATTTAGCTCAGGTGGTCGTCAGAACATTGCGTTAATTGGTGCTGATGGCGCTGGGAAAAGTACGGTAGTTTCGGCGTTTGCAGAGATGTTGATTGATGGACATCAGGGCGTTCCTGGGTCGTTGATGTATCAGCAAGTTTTTATACTTGACTCTTCATCTTTGGTTAGCGTAGCGTCGGGTCGCGGTGAATTGGAAAATCTGGTAACAATGATCTTAAATGAGGCGTTTTTATCAAAGAATGTTATTTTATGCCTGGATAATGCACAGCTATTTTTTGAAGAGGGCGTTGGTTCTGTTGATTTGAGTAATGTACTACTGCCAATTCTAGAAGCTGGCAGATTGAGGATGATTTTGACAATGGACGAGCAGCGTTTCTTGCAAATTTCTCAGACTAAACCGCAGCTAGCTCACGCCTTAAATACCATCGCTATTCAGCCGTCTAGTGAATCGGAAACTATGAAAATTATGCGTGATCAACTGGTGCTGTTTGAGGCACAACATAAAGTTAGGTATATGTATCAAGCTTTGGCGGAGGCTTACCGAGTGGGCGATCGATATGTTCAGGACTTGGTAATGCCGGGTAAGGCTCTAAAAATTTTAGAGGCAGCGGCAAGCTATGCTAGTGATGGGCTGGTGACGGCACAATCAGTGGATGACGCTATTGAGAAGACACTCGGTATAAAGATTTCCGTGGCATCGCTAAGTGACGAGAGGGAAAAGCTGCTGAATTTGGAATCTCTGATTCACCAGCGCATGATTAATCAGTCGCGGGCGGTTACGGTTGTTTCCGATGCTATTCGTCGGGCGCGTACTGGCGTTAGGAACCAAAATCGCCCAATTGGCGCTTTCCTGTTCCTCGGTCCGACTGGTGTTGGTAAGACTGAATTATCCAAAGCTTTGGCGGATGTTTATTTTGGCGGCGAAGGTAGTATGATTCGCTTAGATTTAAACGAGTTTGTCCGCCCAGATGATGTAGCGCGGCTGATTGCCGATGGGGCGCGCGACTCAGGTAGCTTGACGGCTCAGGTGCAAAAAAAGCCGTTTTCAGTGGTGCTACTGGATGAGATTGAAAAAGCTCATCCGCAGGTGTTGACGACTTTACTGCAGCTATTGGACGAGGGTATCCTGCGTGATGAAAATAACCGGGAAATTAGTTTTCGCGATACGATTGTCATTGCTACGTCAAACGCTGGAGCGGATAGAATTCGTGAATATATCGAGCGTGGTTATCAGCTGGAGCAATTTGAGCAAACGTTTATTGATGAGTTAATCAACGCTAACCTATTCCGACCAGAGTTTTTGAACCGTTTTGATGAAATTGTTTTGTTCCGGCCGCTAGGCAAGGAGGAGCTATTGCAGGTCGTCGATTTGATTTTGGCTGGTGTTAATAAAACTTTGGCACCGCAAAAAATTCAAGTTGCAGTTGAAGAGGAAGGTAAGAAGCTATTGGTTGAAGCTGGCTACGATCCGCGCCTGGGCGCCCGTCCGATGCGTCGCGTTGTCCAACGAGCGGTTGAGAATACTGTCGCTAAGCAAATGCTAGCTGGTACAATTGCGCCTGGATCAACTACAATTATTACCGCTGAGCAAATTCGTCAGATTTTAAGTAGCCAAACTCCTCAAGCTCCAGTGATTCCATCGGCCAATTAA
- a CDS encoding MurT ligase domain-containing protein: MARQMISTIIGKGVKKVARLRGGGSALPGLVIEKIDPKFIQRTLKDLPQGVVIISGTNGKTTTTKIVVELLESVGLRVFTNRTGSNFSRGVAAALLDEVNLRGKLEADIAVLELDEAWAVKFVQMVRPRFSLLLNVMRDQLDRFGEIDNTASLLQKIAEATTDTVVLNRDDPRIFKISKNIQAKKVFFGTTDELLKLMPTDDNLKYGAAIANQSVNVDVLLKKISGQEATLQIDNKETAVNLKLTGVYNLLNAAAATALARQITGPEVTDTILSALENIKPAFGRGETIFLNGTPIELILVKNPSGFRLALLSFAKNSSATMIAVNDNYADGRDVSWFWDVDFSALKKVAMISGVRAYDMALRLQYDEVAIEKIDTDITRALDDFINDRPEEPKQIFCSYTAMTAIRRLLSEKTDVEEIL; this comes from the coding sequence ATGGCAAGACAGATGATCAGTACTATAATTGGCAAAGGGGTCAAGAAGGTTGCAAGATTACGCGGCGGCGGTTCAGCTCTGCCAGGCTTAGTGATTGAGAAAATTGACCCAAAGTTCATCCAGCGCACACTGAAAGACCTACCACAAGGCGTGGTAATTATCAGCGGCACTAACGGAAAAACAACAACCACAAAAATCGTCGTGGAATTGCTCGAGTCAGTTGGATTAAGGGTTTTTACGAATCGGACTGGCAGTAATTTTTCCCGAGGCGTAGCAGCTGCGCTGCTGGACGAAGTCAACCTCCGTGGTAAACTGGAAGCCGATATTGCAGTCCTGGAACTTGACGAGGCCTGGGCGGTGAAATTTGTGCAAATGGTTCGCCCACGATTCTCGCTATTATTAAATGTGATGCGCGATCAGCTAGATAGATTTGGAGAGATTGATAATACAGCGTCGCTGCTTCAGAAAATAGCCGAAGCAACTACCGATACTGTTGTTCTTAATCGCGACGATCCACGGATTTTTAAGATTAGTAAAAACATTCAGGCTAAAAAAGTATTCTTCGGCACAACCGACGAGCTACTTAAATTAATGCCGACCGACGACAACTTAAAATACGGTGCAGCAATTGCTAACCAAAGCGTAAACGTCGATGTTTTATTAAAAAAGATTAGCGGCCAGGAGGCGACTCTACAGATTGACAACAAAGAAACTGCTGTCAATTTAAAGCTTACCGGCGTTTATAATTTACTTAATGCCGCAGCAGCTACAGCCCTGGCGCGACAAATTACCGGACCGGAAGTTACAGACACCATATTGTCAGCGCTCGAAAATATTAAGCCAGCCTTTGGTCGCGGTGAAACAATTTTCCTAAACGGCACTCCAATTGAACTTATTCTCGTTAAAAATCCAAGCGGTTTTCGACTGGCGCTTTTGTCATTTGCCAAAAATAGCAGCGCGACGATGATCGCGGTTAATGACAATTACGCAGACGGGCGAGATGTTAGTTGGTTTTGGGATGTTGACTTTTCGGCTCTGAAAAAGGTAGCCATGATTAGTGGGGTGCGCGCTTATGACATGGCGCTGCGTCTTCAATATGACGAAGTTGCGATTGAAAAAATTGACACCGATATTACGCGGGCGTTAGATGATTTTATCAACGACCGCCCAGAAGAACCAAAGCAAATATTCTGTAGCTATACCGCCATGACTGCAATTCGACGCCTGCTTAGCGAAAAAACCGACGTAGAGGAAATATTATGA
- a CDS encoding type IV pilus modification PilV family protein, whose amino-acid sequence MARLVNRSEGFTIVEVAVTLVVIGIFMVVILSMQAQVSTISVLSAQQTKASFLAYNNMRRYANDSPPSWFKCNTGSSGTRYRVMERTESVDGLPGMVRQEVYASAPYGCKDASSSGGGKSSLGMPVKVESVVEYGLPSSGVGSGRKVTHATYAAF is encoded by the coding sequence ATGGCGCGACTAGTAAATAGAAGCGAGGGCTTTACAATAGTTGAGGTGGCAGTGACACTGGTTGTTATTGGTATTTTTATGGTTGTCATATTAAGTATGCAAGCTCAGGTCAGTACAATTTCAGTATTGAGTGCGCAGCAAACGAAGGCAAGTTTTCTGGCCTACAATAATATGCGTCGTTACGCGAACGACTCTCCGCCGTCATGGTTTAAGTGTAACACTGGTTCATCTGGTACTAGATATAGAGTTATGGAAAGAACGGAGAGTGTTGATGGCTTGCCAGGTATGGTGAGGCAGGAGGTGTATGCTTCGGCGCCGTATGGATGTAAGGATGCTAGTAGTAGTGGTGGTGGCAAGTCTAGCTTAGGTATGCCGGTTAAGGTAGAGTCAGTAGTAGAATATGGATTGCCGTCTTCTGGGGTTGGCAGTGGAAGAAAGGTGACACATGCAACATACGCAGCATTCTAA
- the murB gene encoding UDP-N-acetylmuramate dehydrogenase: MDVMTNVPLKQYTTMKLGGETRYMVAVNSASDVVTLYRNARKENLPIFVLGGGSNVITRDETFEGIILLNKIEGFEVVADNDDTTDIKIGAGEVWDEVVERAVGLGLQGIEAMSGIPGTAGAAPVQNVGAYGQEIADTLVSLEAYDSKTDSIVTISADECDFSYRNSIFRDSQKGRYCILNITLRLNKAEPRPPFYASLQKYIEDNDIREVNLSVIRVAVLNIRSEKLPDPAEIPSAGSFFKNALIEKWQLEQLQKEYSDVPNYAMSDGRYKVPTGWLIDRAGLKGFASHGMRVYEKNALVLVNESATGYGDLAAIREQIIQTVYDKFGIRIEQEPLELSL; the protein is encoded by the coding sequence ATGGATGTCATGACGAACGTACCATTGAAGCAGTATACGACTATGAAATTAGGCGGTGAAACACGCTATATGGTGGCTGTAAATTCTGCTAGCGATGTTGTAACTTTATATCGGAATGCCCGAAAGGAAAATTTACCCATCTTTGTGCTGGGTGGCGGCAGTAATGTCATCACACGCGACGAAACATTTGAGGGAATCATTCTGTTGAATAAGATCGAGGGGTTTGAGGTCGTTGCTGATAATGACGATACGACAGATATCAAGATTGGTGCGGGCGAAGTTTGGGATGAAGTTGTTGAACGGGCTGTTGGTCTGGGGCTTCAGGGAATTGAGGCTATGTCGGGAATTCCGGGAACTGCCGGTGCTGCACCCGTTCAGAATGTTGGCGCTTACGGACAAGAGATCGCTGATACTTTAGTTAGTTTAGAAGCATACGATTCGAAAACTGATTCAATTGTGACGATTTCTGCTGATGAATGTGATTTCTCTTATCGCAATAGTATTTTTCGTGATAGTCAAAAGGGCCGTTACTGTATTTTAAATATTACTCTAAGATTAAATAAAGCAGAACCAAGGCCGCCATTTTATGCTTCGCTACAAAAATATATTGAAGATAATGATATTCGTGAAGTTAATTTGTCGGTAATTCGTGTAGCGGTGCTTAATATTCGCTCGGAAAAATTGCCAGATCCGGCTGAGATACCTAGCGCAGGCTCTTTTTTCAAGAACGCTTTGATCGAAAAATGGCAATTGGAACAACTGCAAAAAGAGTATAGTGATGTGCCAAATTATGCTATGTCTGACGGAAGATATAAAGTACCAACAGGCTGGCTGATTGATAGAGCTGGACTGAAAGGTTTTGCTAGTCATGGTATGAGGGTTTATGAAAAAAATGCTCTTGTGCTGGTAAATGAGTCGGCAACTGGCTATGGCGATTTAGCGGCAATTCGTGAGCAAATTATTCAAACGGTGTATGATAAATTTGGTATAAGAATTGAACAAGAACCGTTGGAACTTTCTTTGTAA
- a CDS encoding type 1 glutamine amidotransferase → MTKITIAQLYPRDMNLYGDWGNTLVLKKRLEWRGFEVEIIDHNPGDSTDFSKIDIFVGGGGQDSGQTIIQNDLLKRADELQQLANDGVPMLMICGMYQLFGRFFRTLKGEEIVGANILPIETIAGEERMIGNIIIKSQEFGEIIGYENHSGQTFLDKTVTPLGQVIKGAGNNMIDTNEGVRYNNVIATYLHGPILPKNPQIADFLINEVLRRRDISIDFGVDNIDDEIAHKAREISLKLPR, encoded by the coding sequence ATGACAAAAATAACAATTGCACAACTTTATCCACGAGACATGAATTTATACGGCGACTGGGGTAACACGCTGGTCCTAAAAAAACGCCTAGAGTGGCGCGGTTTTGAAGTCGAAATTATCGACCACAATCCAGGCGATTCAACAGACTTTTCTAAGATTGATATTTTCGTCGGTGGTGGCGGTCAAGACTCTGGCCAGACGATTATCCAAAACGACCTTTTGAAACGAGCAGACGAGCTCCAACAATTAGCAAACGACGGCGTGCCGATGCTAATGATTTGTGGTATGTATCAGCTCTTCGGCCGCTTTTTCCGCACACTTAAGGGCGAAGAGATTGTTGGCGCTAATATTTTACCGATTGAAACAATTGCTGGCGAGGAACGAATGATTGGCAATATTATTATCAAGAGCCAAGAATTTGGCGAGATTATCGGATACGAAAATCATAGTGGGCAGACCTTCCTTGATAAAACTGTCACGCCGCTAGGGCAAGTGATTAAGGGTGCTGGTAATAATATGATTGATACGAATGAAGGCGTTCGGTATAACAATGTTATAGCCACATATCTCCACGGCCCAATCCTACCGAAAAACCCACAAATTGCTGATTTTCTAATCAATGAAGTCCTAAGACGACGCGATATCAGCATAGACTTTGGAGTAGATAATATTGACGATGAGATAGCCCACAAGGCACGTGAAATATCCCTAAAACTTCCCAGATAG
- a CDS encoding type IV pilin protein → MNRRMGGYTLIELAIIIVVVSILAGLTFVGSERFSNLIKREKQRANISELSLKLERYYKYNNTSGIGHEYPSCGDLTRNFSSIVGGDSLKKEMIKCSRSDWAGGSNGEILYEASNIDGHDCTKPASGAPSDIVAATCVRHSITYKDLSTGAEKKVDSIWRD, encoded by the coding sequence ATGAATCGTAGGATGGGTGGTTATACGTTAATCGAGTTGGCGATAATTATTGTAGTCGTGTCAATTTTAGCGGGCCTCACCTTTGTTGGTAGTGAAAGATTTTCAAATCTCATTAAAAGAGAAAAACAGCGAGCTAATATTTCCGAGCTATCACTAAAGCTGGAGAGGTATTATAAATATAACAATACAAGCGGCATCGGGCATGAATATCCGTCGTGTGGTGATTTAACCAGGAATTTTTCGTCAATTGTAGGAGGCGATTCTTTGAAAAAGGAAATGATAAAGTGTAGTCGTAGCGACTGGGCTGGCGGAAGTAACGGCGAAATATTATATGAAGCCTCAAATATTGATGGACATGACTGCACTAAGCCGGCATCTGGCGCGCCATCTGATATAGTTGCAGCAACTTGCGTCAGGCATAGTATCACGTATAAAGATTTGTCCACTGGGGCAGAAAAAAAGGTGGATAGTATATGGCGCGACTAG